A single genomic interval of Bacteroidota bacterium harbors:
- a CDS encoding nucleoside deaminase, with protein MKNNPTEFIKVAVDLSREGSQSNKGGPFGCVVVKDGKIIGKGSNQVTSSNDPTAHAEVVAIRDACRNLNSFQLTDCEIYTSCEPCPMCLGAIYWARPSKVYFANTRHEAAEAGFDDAFIYEEINVSPDKRKIEMIHVPDAAALQIFKDWINKPDKIDY; from the coding sequence ATGAAAAATAATCCAACTGAATTTATAAAAGTCGCCGTTGATCTGTCAAGGGAAGGCTCTCAATCAAACAAGGGAGGACCATTTGGCTGTGTTGTCGTGAAAGATGGAAAAATAATCGGAAAAGGTTCCAACCAGGTTACATCCTCCAACGACCCTACTGCCCATGCTGAAGTCGTCGCCATTCGTGATGCATGTCGCAACCTGAATAGCTTTCAGTTGACTGATTGCGAGATTTATACCTCCTGCGAACCTTGTCCCATGTGTCTGGGTGCCATTTATTGGGCCCGACCTAGCAAAGTGTATTTTGCTAATACCCGTCACGAGGCCGCGGAAGCGGGTTTTGACGACGCTTTTATATATGAAGAAATCAATGTCTCCCCCGACAAACGAAAAATTGAAATGATCCATGTTCCGGATGCTGCTGCGTTACAAATCTTTAAAGACTGGATCAACAAACCGGATAAAATTGATTATTGA
- a CDS encoding XdhC family protein — protein MPNIFETISEAGKHQTDLALCIIVKTHGSTPRETGAKMLVFPDGRISGTIGGGELEKSVIEQALKVLKSGKPAFFRHDLLHQHNMCCGGSVDVYIEPIMKKKRLYIFGAGHTGHALAKLAVGLDFEIYIIDDRKEYLDQINIEGLSKMNLHYAQALPLLPFDDQTFVAIMTYSHPYDRDILAFCLKKPHAYLGMIGSQRKVEMTKKMFEEGKIASLNELETVDMPMGIDINAESPEEIAISILAKMIAVKNTVTRE, from the coding sequence TTGCCGAACATTTTTGAAACCATATCAGAAGCAGGTAAACATCAGACCGATCTTGCTCTGTGTATTATTGTCAAAACACATGGCTCCACTCCAAGAGAAACCGGAGCCAAAATGTTGGTATTCCCGGATGGCCGAATTTCCGGAACAATTGGTGGAGGCGAGCTCGAAAAAAGTGTGATTGAACAGGCACTCAAAGTGTTAAAATCAGGAAAGCCTGCCTTTTTCCGTCATGATTTATTACATCAGCACAACATGTGTTGTGGAGGAAGTGTGGATGTTTATATAGAACCGATTATGAAAAAGAAACGACTCTATATTTTTGGTGCCGGTCATACCGGACATGCATTGGCCAAACTTGCCGTAGGACTTGATTTTGAAATTTACATAATCGATGACAGGAAAGAATATCTTGATCAGATCAACATCGAAGGTTTGAGTAAAATGAATCTGCACTACGCACAAGCACTTCCTTTATTGCCATTCGATGATCAAACTTTTGTTGCAATCATGACTTACAGTCACCCTTATGACCGTGACATTCTTGCATTCTGTCTAAAGAAACCTCATGCGTATCTGGGCATGATAGGAAGTCAGCGCAAAGTAGAGATGACAAAGAAAATGTTTGAAGAGGGGAAAATAGCCAGTCTGAATGAACTTGAAACAGTCGATATGCCCATGGGCATCGACATCAACGCCGAATCACCCGAAGAAATCGCCATCAGCATCCTTGCCAAAATGATTGCTGTGAAGAATACTGTAACTCGGGAGTAG
- a CDS encoding phosphoenolpyruvate kinase: MKTSISPVAKEKILSDLQKANLVFQKVYPGDKPDRQPVHTVYGGANLFRSDSTKKMGEIALRSLTSYAPDFTVLARVLELSGHETLPTEKSKIAELTSTLDKMTADERKKHPAWLSYTVYKKIIAKLEREAVEDFRIDFEDGFGNRPDDEEDATAVNAAKELAKGMKEKTISPFIGIRIKPFTEDLKQRGIRTLDIFLTTLLSETGGKLPDNFVVMLPKVTIPEQMQALVQLFEIIEKENNIPEGTLKMEMMVEATQAIMDKNGVNPLRGLIMAAGGRCIAAHFGTYDYTASCNITAKYQTMDHPVCDFAHHMTKVALAGTGIFLSDGATNVMPIGPHKGDNLTDQQKQENTMVVHRAWKLCYGHSMHSLRNGFYQGWDLNPAQLPMRYAAVYTFFLESYEDAAARLFHFVNKAAQATLSGDIFDDAATGQGLLNYFLRAMNSGAITEEEALVTGLTLEEIHSRSFYRILRGRRK; encoded by the coding sequence ATGAAAACATCCATTTCACCTGTTGCTAAAGAGAAAATTCTGAGTGATTTACAGAAAGCGAATTTAGTCTTTCAAAAAGTTTATCCGGGTGATAAGCCCGACAGACAACCGGTACATACAGTGTATGGTGGCGCGAATTTGTTTCGTTCTGATTCCACAAAAAAGATGGGAGAGATTGCTTTACGCAGTCTCACCTCCTATGCACCTGATTTTACTGTGCTGGCAAGGGTTCTCGAACTCAGCGGTCACGAAACACTTCCAACCGAAAAATCAAAGATTGCGGAACTTACTTCCACCCTGGATAAAATGACTGCGGATGAACGAAAAAAACATCCGGCATGGCTATCCTATACCGTTTATAAAAAAATAATCGCGAAGCTTGAAAGAGAAGCAGTAGAAGACTTTCGTATTGATTTTGAAGATGGTTTTGGTAATCGTCCGGATGATGAAGAAGACGCGACTGCTGTGAATGCGGCTAAAGAATTGGCCAAAGGAATGAAAGAAAAAACAATCTCACCATTCATTGGCATTCGAATCAAACCGTTCACAGAAGATTTAAAACAACGTGGTATCCGTACCCTTGATATTTTCCTGACAACGCTGCTTTCTGAAACAGGAGGAAAATTGCCCGACAATTTCGTAGTCATGCTTCCGAAAGTAACAATACCGGAACAAATGCAGGCGCTGGTTCAGTTGTTTGAAATTATTGAAAAAGAAAATAACATTCCTGAAGGCACATTGAAAATGGAAATGATGGTGGAAGCGACGCAAGCCATCATGGATAAAAACGGAGTGAATCCTTTGCGTGGCCTCATCATGGCAGCAGGAGGAAGATGCATTGCTGCTCACTTCGGAACATATGATTATACAGCTTCCTGCAACATCACCGCTAAATATCAAACCATGGATCATCCGGTTTGTGATTTCGCGCATCACATGACGAAAGTGGCTTTAGCAGGAACAGGAATTTTTCTTTCGGATGGAGCAACCAATGTCATGCCGATTGGTCCGCACAAAGGAGACAATCTCACAGATCAACAAAAACAGGAAAACACAATGGTAGTACACCGTGCCTGGAAATTGTGTTATGGTCATTCCATGCATTCTCTTCGCAATGGTTTTTATCAGGGCTGGGACCTTAATCCCGCGCAATTACCCATGCGTTATGCAGCTGTGTATACTTTCTTTCTTGAGAGTTATGAAGACGCCGCGGCTCGCCTGTTTCACTTTGTAAACAAAGCGGCACAGGCAACACTTTCAGGAGATATTTTTGATGATGCTGCAACCGGACAAGGACTTCTGAATTATTTCCTCCGCGCAATGAATTCCGGAGCTATTACTGAAGAAGAAGCGTTGGTAACCGGATTGACCCTGGAAGAAATTCACAGCAGGTCGTTTTATCGGATACTCCGTGGCCGGAGGAAGTAG
- a CDS encoding ChbG/HpnK family deacetylase produces the protein MTRILIIADDLGIDSLTNQRITDCYEKGLISSTSVMVTMPGFEEAVEWYKKQTPEPKLGIHLDLDGGKPVSEVFKSAYGEKKLFYPGGRLSADQKYLDILEQELDAQIQKLIKAGISLHHIDSHHHKHTNWPVAKIVVRLAKKYGGVRIRVAGNVLYPSAFHKQIYRSLLNRYFKKHSNPQNHIPNFARLEKFMAARPTIQGNSIELMTHPGMDQDYQLLNSPAFSEFLKNYSLIR, from the coding sequence ATGACGAGAATACTTATCATCGCCGACGATCTGGGGATTGATTCGCTCACCAATCAGCGAATCACCGATTGTTATGAAAAGGGATTGATCTCCTCCACTTCTGTCATGGTTACAATGCCCGGTTTTGAGGAAGCTGTTGAGTGGTATAAAAAACAAACACCGGAACCAAAACTCGGCATTCATCTGGATCTGGATGGAGGAAAACCGGTTTCGGAAGTTTTCAAAAGTGCTTACGGTGAAAAGAAATTATTTTATCCGGGTGGCCGGCTTTCCGCAGATCAAAAATATCTGGACATCCTGGAACAGGAGCTCGACGCGCAGATTCAAAAATTAATCAAAGCCGGAATATCACTTCATCATATCGATTCACATCATCACAAACATACCAATTGGCCTGTTGCAAAAATTGTAGTTCGACTTGCAAAAAAATACGGTGGAGTCCGCATTCGTGTTGCAGGAAATGTACTCTATCCAAGCGCTTTTCATAAACAAATTTATCGATCACTTTTAAACCGTTATTTCAAGAAACACAGCAATCCCCAAAATCACATTCCAAATTTTGCCCGTCTCGAAAAATTTATGGCAGCAAGACCAACAATACAAGGGAACAGCATTGAATTGATGACTCATCCCGGCATGGATCAGGACTACCAGCTGCTGAACAGTCCTGCTTTTTCTGAGTTTCTCAAAAACTATTCCCTGATCCGGTAA
- a CDS encoding MBOAT family protein produces the protein MVFNSFTFLIFFFLFAILYFRMRGKVQLLWLLTGSVIFCAFYSLKGLGILSGLIVVNYFSGILIEKSSRKELILFLSCLVNLGALFLFKYYNFFNLELTSLLHSIHIDNPLPVVNFLIPVGLSYFTLQAIGYNVDIQREMEVPEKNFLVFVTYFLYFPKLIQGPVDRPRNLLPQLHHEQKFDYNRVVGGLKLIAWGLIKKLVIADRLSIFVSQVYDHTGSYSGIVLLLAGLFYMVQLYADFSGYMDMALGISSILGFEIMQNFNRPFAATSVTDFWKRWHISLSTWLYEYVYNPISLQWRNLGNWGMVFAIFITFFLSGLWHGVGWTFMTWGLINGLAMGYELRTAKWRKKTFKKLSPATAKYLSVSITFIFTLLSFTFVRANTVSEGWYVLTHLFDTSKVVSLFSLGLDPLNFMLACLGVILLLVLQFYQPKISFSEALSSKPLAVRWSVYGLIALVILNLGILGGKGFIYAQF, from the coding sequence ATGGTATTTAATTCGTTCACATTCCTGATTTTCTTTTTCCTTTTTGCCATCCTTTATTTCAGGATGAGAGGAAAGGTGCAATTACTCTGGCTGCTTACCGGCTCGGTAATATTTTGCGCATTCTACAGTTTGAAAGGACTTGGAATCCTGTCAGGACTGATCGTCGTTAATTACTTTTCAGGAATTCTCATTGAAAAATCATCAAGAAAAGAACTGATACTATTTCTCAGTTGCCTCGTGAATTTGGGCGCTTTGTTTTTATTTAAGTATTATAATTTCTTCAATCTTGAACTGACTTCGTTATTGCATTCAATCCATATTGACAACCCATTGCCGGTTGTGAATTTTTTAATTCCGGTCGGGTTATCCTATTTCACTTTGCAGGCTATCGGATACAATGTGGATATTCAACGTGAGATGGAAGTTCCAGAGAAAAACTTTCTCGTATTTGTTACTTACTTCCTCTACTTCCCTAAACTCATCCAGGGACCGGTTGATCGACCCAGGAATCTCCTGCCACAATTGCATCACGAACAAAAATTTGATTACAACAGAGTTGTTGGCGGATTAAAACTTATCGCCTGGGGTTTGATAAAAAAACTGGTCATTGCTGACCGGCTTTCGATTTTCGTGAGTCAGGTGTATGATCATACCGGTAGTTACAGCGGGATTGTGCTTTTGCTTGCCGGATTATTCTACATGGTTCAATTGTATGCGGATTTCTCCGGTTACATGGATATGGCACTCGGTATTTCATCCATACTCGGGTTTGAAATCATGCAAAACTTCAACAGGCCATTTGCCGCTACCTCTGTTACAGATTTCTGGAAACGATGGCACATTTCACTTTCTACATGGCTGTATGAATATGTATATAATCCTATTTCACTTCAATGGAGAAATCTCGGAAACTGGGGAATGGTTTTCGCCATCTTCATTACATTTTTCCTGAGCGGTTTGTGGCATGGAGTCGGCTGGACATTTATGACCTGGGGATTGATTAATGGTCTCGCGATGGGCTATGAATTGCGCACGGCAAAATGGAGAAAAAAAACATTTAAAAAATTATCTCCGGCAACTGCAAAATATCTTTCCGTCTCGATCACATTTATCTTCACCTTACTAAGCTTCACATTTGTGCGTGCCAACACAGTGAGCGAAGGATGGTACGTACTCACTCATCTTTTTGATACTTCAAAAGTGGTTTCACTTTTTTCTCTTGGTCTGGATCCGTTGAATTTCATGCTTGCTTGCTTGGGAGTAATTCTTCTTCTTGTTCTGCAATTTTATCAACCTAAAATAAGTTTCAGCGAAGCACTTTCATCTAAACCCTTGGCTGTACGCTGGTCGGTATATGGTCTTATTGCCCTTGTTATTTTAAACCTCGGAATCCTTGGAGGAAAAGGTTTTATCTACGCTCAATTCTAA
- a CDS encoding acyl carrier protein, whose translation MEKHEILNQLTGIFKRIFENETVILQMDTTANDVDGWDSLTHTSMIVEVEKHFMVKFKLKEVLGFKNVGDMVNMIHSKLAAA comes from the coding sequence ATGGAAAAACACGAAATATTAAATCAACTTACGGGGATTTTCAAAAGAATCTTTGAAAACGAAACTGTCATTTTACAGATGGATACGACCGCGAACGATGTGGATGGATGGGATTCATTGACGCATACTTCCATGATTGTTGAAGTTGAAAAGCATTTCATGGTTAAATTCAAACTAAAAGAAGTACTGGGATTTAAAAATGTCGGTGATATGGTAAACATGATCCATTCCAAACTTGCCGCTGCCTAA
- a CDS encoding AMP-binding protein: MNRPLEEILRNILVARDQPAFCVAGTHYTYAEFGACVANIQHQIQSKGLEGNCNIGILTYDDLQTYASVFAILFSGHAFVPINPLHPKTRNESIIEQAEISVLLSSKLEEEAMAFSSTSTMVLKTNLPQDISSVPSFIEPEPDRLAYILFTSGSTGVPKGVPLTIQNLESFLRAFFALGFDIDSSDRFIQMFDMTFDLSIMSYMAPLCIGACVYTVPFDGIKYMQVYRLLEEHHITFALLVPSIITHLRPYFEEIFLEKMKYSLFCGEALYEDVTLEWAKCIPHAQLLNVYGPTEATIFCTTYPIHRKGGNKCLNGILCIGQAMDSMEATIFTEDGKPAVAMEKGELCLHGAQVTPGYWKNEQKNKEAFFNYNNKRYYRTGDLCFTDSEGDTSYSGRIDFQVKIQGFRVELGEIEMQARDFLKTHNVVAIAKQNEETVWQIYLFIENFTESTASLLKHLKESIPSYMLPAKIIGTGLFPLNSNGKTDRKALMAQAGL, encoded by the coding sequence ATGAATCGTCCTCTGGAGGAAATCCTTCGCAATATTCTGGTAGCAAGGGATCAACCGGCTTTTTGTGTTGCAGGAACACATTATACGTATGCTGAATTCGGAGCATGCGTCGCGAACATTCAACACCAGATTCAAAGCAAAGGTCTTGAAGGAAATTGCAACATCGGTATTTTGACTTACGATGATTTGCAAACTTATGCTTCTGTTTTTGCCATTTTATTCAGCGGCCATGCTTTTGTTCCGATCAATCCTTTGCATCCGAAGACAAGGAATGAATCCATCATCGAACAGGCAGAAATAAGTGTATTGCTCAGTAGCAAGCTGGAAGAAGAAGCGATGGCTTTTTCATCCACATCTACCATGGTACTGAAAACAAATTTGCCTCAAGATATCAGTTCTGTTCCTTCCTTTATAGAACCGGAGCCTGACAGACTCGCTTACATTCTGTTCACATCAGGAAGTACGGGTGTTCCAAAGGGTGTTCCACTTACAATTCAAAATCTGGAATCATTTCTGAGAGCATTTTTTGCCCTCGGCTTTGATATCGATAGCTCCGACAGATTCATTCAAATGTTTGATATGACATTTGATTTATCCATTATGAGCTATATGGCTCCCTTGTGTATTGGAGCCTGTGTGTATACTGTTCCCTTCGATGGAATAAAATACATGCAGGTTTATCGTCTGCTTGAAGAGCACCACATCACATTTGCTTTATTGGTTCCATCCATCATCACACATCTGAGACCATATTTTGAAGAAATATTTTTAGAGAAAATGAAGTACTCGCTTTTCTGTGGTGAGGCTTTGTATGAAGATGTAACGTTGGAATGGGCAAAGTGCATTCCGCATGCGCAATTGTTAAATGTCTATGGGCCAACGGAAGCGACGATCTTCTGTACTACTTATCCGATCCACCGTAAAGGAGGAAATAAATGTCTCAACGGAATATTGTGCATCGGTCAGGCTATGGATTCCATGGAAGCAACTATCTTCACAGAAGATGGAAAGCCTGCAGTAGCAATGGAAAAAGGAGAGCTTTGTCTTCATGGAGCGCAAGTCACTCCGGGATATTGGAAAAATGAACAAAAAAACAAGGAAGCCTTTTTCAATTATAACAACAAACGCTATTACAGAACCGGAGATTTGTGTTTTACGGATTCAGAAGGAGACACTAGCTATAGTGGAAGAATAGATTTCCAGGTAAAGATTCAGGGCTTTCGTGTGGAATTGGGTGAAATTGAAATGCAGGCCCGAGATTTCCTGAAAACACACAATGTCGTTGCCATTGCAAAGCAGAACGAAGAAACAGTCTGGCAAATTTATCTGTTCATTGAAAACTTCACTGAATCCACAGCTTCATTGTTGAAACATCTGAAAGAATCCATCCCTTCATACATGCTTCCCGCTAAAATCATCGGGACAGGATTGTTTCCACTGAATTCAAATGGAAAAACAGATCGAAAAGCATTGATGGCACAGGCAGGATTATAA
- the uraH gene encoding hydroxyisourate hydrolase, producing MSQITTHILDTSKGIPAQGIHLALEAFSVDNKWLPLAEGITNADGRVADLLKADVLLSPGIYRITFETSEYFTKQGMKSFYPYVQITFEVSDPRHYHIPLLLSPYGFTTYRGS from the coding sequence ATGAGTCAGATTACGACACACATTCTGGACACATCCAAAGGAATTCCAGCGCAAGGTATTCATCTTGCACTGGAAGCATTTTCGGTAGACAACAAATGGCTCCCATTGGCAGAAGGAATTACAAATGCGGATGGTCGTGTAGCTGATTTGCTCAAAGCGGATGTCTTACTTTCTCCCGGAATTTACAGGATCACTTTTGAGACTTCAGAATATTTTACCAAACAGGGAATGAAAAGTTTTTATCCTTACGTACAAATCACTTTTGAAGTAAGCGACCCCAGACATTACCATATTCCACTGTTGTTAAGTCCGTATGGTTTCACGACTTATCGTGGCAGCTGA
- the uraD gene encoding 2-oxo-4-hydroxy-4-carboxy-5-ureidoimidazoline decarboxylase, with translation MTLTELNNLGSSQLREEFMKCCGCTSWAEKMVASAPFQNREEVFEKSDLFWDQTNATDWLEAFLHHPKIGDLKSLEKKFASTSKLAGSEQASVHSASQKTLEDLAAGNDAYETKFGFIFIVCATGKSAGEMLELLNSRIHNDKETELRIAATEQNKITRLRLEKLLS, from the coding sequence ATGACGCTCACTGAACTCAATAATCTCGGATCCTCACAACTTCGCGAAGAATTCATGAAATGCTGCGGATGTACATCCTGGGCTGAAAAGATGGTTGCGTCCGCGCCATTTCAAAATCGCGAAGAAGTATTTGAAAAATCCGATCTCTTCTGGGATCAAACCAACGCTACTGATTGGCTGGAAGCATTTTTACATCACCCAAAAATTGGTGACCTGAAAAGTTTAGAAAAAAAATTCGCTTCGACCAGTAAACTTGCGGGCAGTGAACAAGCTTCTGTACATTCCGCTTCACAAAAAACACTGGAAGATCTGGCTGCCGGGAATGATGCATATGAAACTAAATTTGGTTTTATTTTCATCGTTTGTGCAACTGGAAAAAGTGCGGGAGAGATGTTGGAATTACTGAACAGCCGGATCCACAACGATAAAGAAACCGAATTGAGAATCGCTGCCACGGAGCAGAACAAAATAACACGTTTACGTTTAGAAAAATTATTGTCATGA
- the alc gene encoding allantoicase, with translation MIKEVSEAPAFTQLLNLAADKLGAKAIACTDDFFAEKENLIKPGRGIFIADKYTDRGKWMDGWESRRKRVPGHDWCIVQLGVPGVLHGFDIDTNFFLGNHPPFASIEACLLPVGKNPEDADIEWKEILPKSPLNPGSQNFYACTDRNLYSHIKLHIYPDGGVARLKVYGEVQKDWTKVKKDDVIDLASALNGAKAILCNDMFFSHMDNLIMPGRGVNMGDGWETKRNRTPNNRDWVIVRLAHPGKIKSLLVDTCHFKGNYPDTCSIEACSISKEEEKNISSEKISWKEILPKQKLQADHEHEYEKEILPHDSITHIRLNIFPDGGISRLRCFGNII, from the coding sequence ATGATAAAAGAAGTTTCTGAGGCTCCTGCATTCACACAGCTGTTGAATCTGGCTGCGGATAAGCTGGGAGCAAAAGCCATTGCCTGTACGGATGATTTCTTTGCTGAAAAAGAAAATCTCATTAAACCCGGACGTGGAATTTTCATTGCCGATAAATATACGGATCGCGGTAAGTGGATGGATGGTTGGGAATCGCGCAGAAAGCGTGTCCCCGGGCATGACTGGTGCATTGTGCAACTTGGAGTTCCCGGCGTCTTGCACGGTTTCGATATCGACACCAATTTTTTCCTGGGTAATCATCCGCCTTTTGCTTCAATAGAAGCTTGTTTATTGCCAGTCGGAAAAAATCCGGAAGATGCCGATATTGAATGGAAAGAAATTCTTCCCAAATCACCTTTGAATCCCGGAAGTCAGAATTTTTACGCTTGTACAGATAGAAATCTATACTCGCATATTAAATTACACATCTATCCTGACGGCGGTGTTGCACGATTGAAAGTCTACGGAGAAGTTCAGAAAGACTGGACAAAAGTAAAGAAGGACGATGTGATTGACCTAGCCTCCGCTTTAAATGGAGCAAAGGCAATTCTTTGCAACGATATGTTTTTTTCCCACATGGATAATTTAATCATGCCAGGAAGAGGTGTGAATATGGGCGATGGATGGGAAACAAAAAGAAACCGCACACCGAATAACCGCGACTGGGTGATCGTACGACTCGCGCATCCGGGAAAAATAAAAAGCCTGCTTGTGGATACTTGTCATTTTAAAGGCAATTATCCTGACACCTGCTCGATTGAAGCCTGTTCCATTTCTAAGGAAGAAGAAAAAAATATTTCTTCCGAAAAAATTTCCTGGAAAGAAATTCTTCCAAAACAAAAATTACAAGCGGATCATGAGCATGAATATGAAAAGGAAATTCTTCCTCATGATTCCATTACCCATATCCGTTTGAATATATTTCCGGATGGTGGCATCAGCAGACTCAGGTGTTTTGGAAACATTATTTGA
- the allB gene encoding allantoinase AllB: MSIPDLAIHSKRVLLDGELKDATIYIHEGKILEIKEGKGDLKSAKIFDDVKDSVVMPGLIDCHVHINEPGRTDWEGFETATRAAASGGITTLVDMPLNSTPVTTTVKNLKEKLAAAEGKLFVDCGFWGGIVSGDVSEIEPLIKAGVLGFKAFLTHSGIDDFPNASLKDLEKAAPILKKYNLPLLAHAELDSKHKGQKAFEDDPESYQAFLGSRPRSWENEAIKELIALCKKTGARVHIVHLSSSDSIEQIREARSNNLPLTVETCPHYLFFDSETIKDGDTRFKCTPPIREKENNEKLWQALKDGTLDFIVSDHSPAPPEIKEIESGNLKEAWGGISSLQFTLAIIWTVALRDKTGISEISNLMSRNVADFLGLKNKGRLEPGADADIVVWSPEKKLKVSRSNIRFRHPITPYEGQMLSGLVELTYVRGNKVYDKGSLVSSPTGQVILNTL; this comes from the coding sequence ATGTCGATCCCAGATCTTGCCATACACAGTAAACGAGTTCTTCTGGATGGAGAATTGAAAGATGCAACCATTTACATCCACGAGGGAAAAATCCTTGAAATCAAAGAAGGTAAAGGCGATCTCAAATCCGCCAAAATATTTGACGATGTAAAAGATTCGGTTGTCATGCCCGGACTGATTGATTGTCATGTACACATCAATGAACCGGGACGTACCGACTGGGAAGGATTCGAAACAGCAACACGGGCCGCGGCTTCGGGTGGAATTACCACTCTGGTAGACATGCCTTTAAATTCCACTCCGGTTACAACAACAGTAAAAAATCTCAAGGAAAAATTAGCCGCTGCGGAAGGAAAACTGTTTGTGGATTGCGGCTTCTGGGGAGGTATTGTTTCAGGAGATGTATCTGAAATCGAACCCTTGATAAAAGCAGGAGTGCTGGGCTTTAAAGCATTTCTGACACATTCCGGTATTGATGATTTTCCGAATGCGAGCTTGAAAGATCTGGAAAAAGCGGCACCGATTCTTAAAAAATATAATTTGCCTTTACTTGCGCATGCTGAACTGGATTCAAAACACAAAGGACAAAAAGCTTTTGAAGACGATCCGGAATCATATCAGGCTTTTTTAGGCTCGAGACCACGCTCCTGGGAAAACGAAGCGATCAAAGAACTGATTGCCCTATGCAAGAAGACCGGCGCACGAGTACACATTGTGCATTTATCTTCTTCAGATTCAATTGAGCAGATCAGGGAAGCACGTTCAAACAATTTACCACTTACTGTAGAAACCTGTCCGCATTACCTCTTCTTTGATTCTGAAACCATCAAGGATGGAGATACACGTTTCAAATGCACGCCCCCGATCCGTGAAAAAGAAAACAATGAAAAACTCTGGCAAGCACTAAAAGACGGTACACTGGATTTCATTGTATCAGATCACTCCCCTGCTCCACCTGAAATCAAGGAGATTGAAAGCGGAAACCTGAAGGAAGCATGGGGTGGAATTTCATCTTTACAATTTACATTGGCTATCATCTGGACTGTTGCATTGCGTGATAAAACAGGAATTTCGGAAATCTCTAACCTGATGAGCAGAAATGTGGCTGATTTTCTCGGTCTTAAAAACAAAGGCCGTCTCGAACCCGGCGCTGACGCGGATATCGTTGTCTGGAGCCCTGAGAAAAAACTAAAAGTGTCCCGCAGCAATATTCGATTCCGTCATCCGATCACTCCTTATGAAGGACAAATGCTCAGCGGGTTGGTTGAATTAACCTATGTCCGGGGTAACAAGGTTTACGATAAAGGATCCTTAGTATCTTCGCCGACAGGACAAGTGATTTTAAATACGCTATGA